The segment CTCCTAATTTGATAGATTGTAAAGTCAGTTCTAATGAAGTTGATTTCTATTGTTCCTTTGTGTACGGTAATCCTAATCCATCACAACGTCAACACACATGGGAACGACTTGAACGTATTGGAATTGGAAGAAGGAATCAACCCTGGTTTTTACTTGGTGATTTTAATGAGATCCTTGGAAATCATGAGAAGATAGGAGGACGAGTTAGACCTGAATCATCATTCCATGAATTCCGAGATTTACTTCGCAACAATGATCTATCTGATCTTAACTCTATTGGTAATCGCTATTCTTGGGTTGGACAGCGAGGAAATCATCATGTTCAGTGCTGTTTAGACAGGACAATGGCTAACACAGCCTGGTTCACGGCGTTCCCTTCCTCACAAACAGAGTTCCTGGAAATTGGAGAATCAGATCATCGGCCTCTAGTGACTTATATATCTCAAGACAGGGAGGAACCTAGAAGACTATTTCGTTATGACAACAGGatgtgtgacaaagaaggttTTACTGATACCGTTACTAGAGGATGGAGGAGCATGGGACAATCGCAGCTTCTTCAGATACCTCTCACACAAAGGCTAAGCCGTTGTAGACAACATATTTCTAGATGGAAACGCTGTAATAGGATCAATGCAATGGAACGTATCACCCTACTAAGAGGACGGTTAGATCAAGCGGTCAGTTCTGGCACGGCTTCAACGGCGACCTGCAATCAAATTAAACAAGAGTTAGACCAGGCTTACATTGATGAAGAAGTTTTTTGGAAGCACAAGAGCAGAATCAACTGGTTACGAGCAGGAGATAGAAATACTAAATATTTTCATGCTATCACAAAAGGAAAAAGGAGCAGGAACAATATTACATCAATTCAAGACACAAATGGTGTTATCCAAAGAGGGCACAAAAACATTGGGAGAGTGGCTCAGGACTATTTTACATCGTTATTTAGTTCCTCCCCAGTGGCACCTGGACTGTATGATGAGGTTTTTGTCGGTTTTCGGAGTAAAGTTACAGAGGAGATCAACACAGATTTAACTCGTGAAGTATCAGAAGAAGAGATACATGAAGCTATGTTTGATATAGGCTCTCATCGTGCTCCGGGACCAGATGGATTTTCAGCTGCTTTTTATCATCAATACTGGGAGAATATAAAGCCTGAAGTAATGGATGAAGTGCGTAGTTTCTTTACAGAGGATGCACTGGATGGCCAGCTTAATTATACTAACATATGTCTTATTCCTAAAGTCTATCCCCCCTCTGGTATGTCTGACTTCCGACCAATAGCGCTATGTAATGTAGCCTATAAACTCATCTCCAAAATCCTTGTCAATCGGTTGAAGAAACACCTTCATAATCTCATTACTGAGAATCAACAAGCTTTTATACCAGGGAGAATCATTACTGATAATATTATTATCGCCCATGAGATTTTCCACTCATTAAAGGTCAGGAAAAGACAAGCAACCTCATACATGGCAGTAAAAACAGACATCACTAAGGCTTACGATCGTCTTGAGTGGGCTTTCTTAGAGGAGACGATGAGAAGGATGGGATTTGACTGCAAATGGATAAAGTGGATCATGTCTTGTGTTACTACGGTTACATTCTCAGTGCTTATCAATGGTTCCCCCGAAGGTTTCATTACACCAGAGAGAGGTATAAGACAAGGAGATCCTCTCTCTCCCTATCTGTTTATATTGTGCGCTGAGGTACTTTCACATATGATGCATAAAGCCATGGCAGATAGATCTTTGGGAGGAATAAAGATATCAAATCAGGCCCCGGCTGTTAATCATCTGTTATTTGCAGATGACTCTTTATTCTTTGGCCTTGCAAATCCACGTGCTGGTAGAAAGTTGAAAGCTGTTCTTCACACTTATGAGGCTGTTTCGGGTCAGGCGATTAACCTTAATAAATCTTCCATCACTTTTGGTCATAAAgtctcggccactactaagaaCACGATGAGGAGCTTATTGGGGATACACAATGAGGGGGGCAatggaaaatatttgggaatgcCGGAACAATTTGGTAACAGAAAAAGCGACATGTTTGCCTACATTGTTGATAAGGTCAAGTCTGTAACACAAGGATGGAGCCAGAAGTATTTATCCCATGGAGGTAAAGAAGTTTTATTGAAATCAATAGCGCTGGCAATGCCAATTTTCTCCATGAATGTCTTTCGGTTGCCTAAAGAAGTGTGTGAAGCAATAAATAGCATCCTTGCTAAATTTTGGTGGGCTGCAGGTGATAAAAAAGGTATGCACTGGTACTCTTGGAAGAGAGTTTGTATACCCAAAAAAGAAGGAGGACTTGGTTTCAGGGATTTGGAGAAATTTAACCAGGCGTTACTTGGAAAACAAGTATGGCGTATAATGCAGTATCCAGAATGTCTAATGGCTAGAATCTTGCGAGCCCGCTATTTCTCTGATGGAAATATACTTACGGCGGTGCAAAAAAAGAAGACCTCCTATGCTTGGAAATCTATTCTCTACGGAAAAGAGTTGATAGTCAAAGGGCTGAGATATATGATCGGAGATGGTAAGATTATTAATACGTGGACAGATCCTTGGATCTCTGACCACTTACCTCGACCACcgagacagagagaaggaatGCTGGGAGATGGGAAACTATATCAGTTTTTTAATGAAGCTAGAGATGGGTGGAATGAACAGAAGCTACGAGAAGAAATGGTCGATGAGGATGTggaaaaaatattaagaatCAAGATATCCAGCTCTGCAACCATAGATATGCTTGGTTGGCACTATACAGAACATGGCCTCTACACAGTAAAATCTGGATACTGGTTGAGTACTCATCTACCAATGGAAGAGGGGTTTCAACCAACTTTCGGTAATACTGATCTCAAAAGAAGaatttggaaaactaaaatgccATCAAAACTCCACCATTTCTTATGGAGAACATTATCTCGGAGTCTAGCTACTGGAAGCAATCTAAAGAGACGACATATTACTACTGATGATCTGTGTCGACGGTGTTGCCAAGAACCAGAAACGGAGAAGCACATTTTGTTTGATTGTTCGTATGCCCAAGCAGTATGGCGGGAATCAGGGATAGATAATAGAATACTTATTGATCCTTTAGCTTCATTGGAAGAGAAAATTGAAGCGTGCCTACAATGCAGTCTACATACAAGATTGGCACATCTACAAAATCTCCCGTTCTGGATTATGTGGAGATTATGGAAAAACCGAAACATTCTTATTTTTCAAAGGAAACATATAGATTGGAGATGGGTGTTGAATCAAGCAAGAAGAGATGCGCAGGAGTGGAAAGATAACAGTTCGGAGAGTATGCAGATAAGAGAACAAGTACATCATAGAAGGAATTGTTGGAAACGACCAAAAAGAGGCTGGTTAAaatgcaatgtggatagctcgTTTATTAATTCACAGACGCCATGCAAGGCTGGGTGGATAATACGAGATGAAGATGGATTTTATAAAGGAGCTGCACAAGGATTGGGAAGAAGAGTTAATAATCCCTTTGAAAGCGAGATACAGGGGATTATAATGGCTATGCAACATGTTTGGAGTAAAGGATATCGAAAGGTAATATTTGAGAGTGACTGTAAAAAAGTTATAGATACACTCAATCGCCGATGTCTACATTTTGATGGTCACAATTGGATAAGGGATGTTTTATGGTGGAAGCAAAAATTTCATGAAGTGGAGTTCATATGgataaagagagagagtaacagAGCAGCAGATAAGATGGCAAAGCAACaaattccttatgatcaatctttcttttttcattATTATGTACCTTCATCTATTACTTTGGAGCTACATAATGATTATGTAAACTCTTAAGATCAATAAGAAAgacgttataaaaaaaaaaaagatgtgttGTCGTTatacttttaaaacataagatattttcttttaaaaaatacagaAGACATTTATTTATCCATATCTTCGATATTTTGATGTGTGAACCTAATTCATTTCTTATATACGACCAAGAAGCAAAAAAAACGCATCTCCTTCAACTTTTCTTCATCGAAACATCTAATGGAGTCATCTTCTTCCCTCCTTCATCACTCTTACCTCACTTACTTTAATCCTCGAAAACTTGGAAAACCTTCCTTTTCTTATCCATTAATGCCGAAGTTGCGAACTCGCAAACCAACTCGCATTTGTTCTAGCAAGATGTACGTTCCCGGTATGTCATATCATTTGtaagaaaatgtgtttttatcCATATATTGTATTATTCTCTATATAGATTACTGTGTACTTTGTTGCCCAAAACAAAAGATTACTGTGTACTTTTTATTAAAGTGTTGTTTTGTAATTGAGTTAGGCTTTGGAGAAGCTTCACCAGAGGCTAAGGCAGCGAAGCATCTTCATGACTTTTTTACTTACGTTGCAGTGAGGATAGTGTCTGCTCAGCTTGAGGTCAATTTAATTCAAAATTCGCATTTAACTTACAGTgtttaagaaaattgttttgtgattaattaattaatgacAGAGTTATAACCCTGAGGCGTATTTAGAGTTAAGAGAGTTCTTAGACACAAACTCAGTAAGTGACGGCGATAAGTTCTGCGCTGCTCTCATGCGTCGCTCTTCGCGTCACATGAACTTAGGTACCAAATAAAACCACCTGTTATACATTAGTAAATAAATtgattacaatattttttgttaaataattagTCATTTTATATATCCATATGcttagtatatatttatatattcatacATTTATATCTGGCTTTATATAATAAACTAATCAAATTCTGTTGTCGTCTCATGATCAATGCAAGCCCTTCGAATTTTAGAGGTAAGCTAAGCTTTTCTTTTCTCCTTAAATACATTTTCAAAACTACACTTCACATATCTCTAGGTTTTGTATTTACGGTTTTGAACCTTTTTGTTACCGTTAACGTAGGTACGGTCTGCTTATTGTAAAAACGATTTCGAATGGGACAATTTACAGCGCCTCGCGTTCAAGGTTATCACTCCTCACCAtaatctctctatatatatacaagtgACTGAATATGAAGTATGTAAATGTAACATAAGCATCTTGTGTTTGTGAAAAATGCAGAATGTGGATAGATCCAACACAAAACTCATGCGTGAATACGTCTTAGAGACTAGCCATGTCGAAACTGATACGGATAAGTGAAAGCTCTCAAGTCTCCAGAGGATAAACACATGAAACCAATTTgtacatacacatacatatatacCATTGCGCTTGTGTTAATCATAGAGTTTTAATCCTAATCCTTTTcttgaaaataacaaaactaatcaagaatCAGGATCGATTACATGGATACTAGGAGAGGCATGGATTTGTCCCGAACCAAAATAAGATTAAGCATAGTATTAAATGTTCTCTAACCTGTAGACATACTTAACCACAATGCCTCCACTTAAATGAATACTTTTCTTTCAACCATCTAATGTAAATCAATCTCAATCACAAAGTGTTTGTCTAAATCATATTGCATTCACTAGACTTACCGCTACGTTTTGCAAGTGGAAGTTTCCAACAGAGTCTAAAGCTTTTCCGCTCTTCTCCTCCTGCAAGAGGTACCTATGTAAAAAATCAAGACAAAAAAGAGTAGAGGTTATGATTATATGATTCATGTTAACCATTAGATATACAAGAATGAACATACCTAGCACAAAACTACATAAGAATAGGTTCTTAAACAGGAAATATACAAGGTGAAGTAGCCCAATAGCAGTTCTTTTGTGATAGAAGTTTAATAGAGCTTCCATGGCGTTGCTACCGGAAGAAGAATCACTGCATAAACAAGAATCGTTGAGTTAACGCCTTGAACAAGATTGATAATAGCGTACATGAAGCGCATTGATTAAAAAAGCTTCTTACTCTGACGGACTCATAAGGGTTTGTTCCTCTTCTGGTAGTAATACATTCTCGCTGAATGAAGTTGAATTGGGCCCTGTTTgtttgctcacccaggtgatccatctcgatgaagatgcaaattgatgttcgtttagtgcattataatgctacatccagatggatcacccagctgaactcatctcaaattctcactcaaatgaaggtgagtcttgatggtgcatctggatgcagatgcatctagttcagtccaaaataataaatgacaaaaatgaccttttaaaatcaaaatattattttcaaacagtaaattctatttttttttgcatatatattttttcgctataaccaaaaaatgtattttctcgCAAAACGGAAAAACacactttcccgccaaaaccggaagatgcatttttccgcaaaaaaacataaaacacacattttcattaaaacacattttttggctaaaccagtaaaaccacacttttcgaccaaaacccaaaaaacgcATAGTcccgccaaaacttcaaaagcattttccggccaaaaccggaaacaacgcattttctcgccaaaacaaaaaaaaaacgcattttctcgccaaaaccgaaaaacacaattttcccgccaaaaccggaattttctcgccaaaaccggaaaaaatgtattttccgctaaaatcagaaaacatattttcccgccaaaaccgaaaaaatgtattttcccgtcaaaaccggaaaaacgcattttcccgccaaaaccggaaaaaatgtattttaccgcc is part of the Brassica rapa cultivar Chiifu-401-42 chromosome A09, CAAS_Brap_v3.01, whole genome shotgun sequence genome and harbors:
- the LOC103839844 gene encoding uncharacterized protein LOC103839844 isoform X2, whose product is MQTFATLSPIPEFMQWFLANNSHLTSRFGEDEGGGTQSNSTSFSENVLLPEEEQTLMSPSDDSSSGSNAMEALLNFYHKRTAIGLLHLVYFLFKNLFLCSFVLGTSCRRRRAEKL
- the LOC103839844 gene encoding uncharacterized protein LOC103839844 isoform X1 — encoded protein: MQTFATLSPIPEFMQWFLANNSHLTSRFGEDEGGGTQSNSTSFSENVLLPEEEQTLMSPSDDSSSGSNAMEALLNFYHKRTAIGLLHLVYFLFKNLFLCSFVLGMFILVYLMVNMNHIIITSTLFCLDFLHRYLLQEEKSGKALDSVGNFHLQNVAVSLVNAI
- the LOC103839845 gene encoding chaperonin-like RBCX protein 1, chloroplastic isoform X2 produces the protein MESSSSLLHHSYLTYFNPRKLGKPSFSYPLMPKLRTRKPTRICSSKMYVPGFGEASPEAKAAKHLHDFFTYVAVRIVSAQLESYNPEAYLELREFLDTNSVSDGDKFCAALMRRSSRHMNLEVRSAYCKNDFEWDNLQRLAFKNVDRSNTKLMREYVLETSHVETDTDK
- the LOC103839845 gene encoding chaperonin-like RBCX protein 1, chloroplastic isoform X1, giving the protein MESSSSLLHHSYLTYFNPRKLGKPSFSYPLMPKLRTRKPTRICSSKMYVPGFGEASPEAKAAKHLHDFFTYVAVRIVSAQLESYNPEAYLELREFLDTNSVSDGDKFCAALMRRSSRHMNLALRILEVRSAYCKNDFEWDNLQRLAFKNVDRSNTKLMREYVLETSHVETDTDK